In bacterium, the following proteins share a genomic window:
- a CDS encoding 4Fe-4S dicluster domain-containing protein, with protein MEGKNIPILCNHCSDAPCVRVCPVKASFIREDGIVLVCQECVIFVCIG; from the coding sequence ATGGAGGGCAAAAATATCCCCATTCTTTGCAACCATTGCAGCGATGCCCCTTGCGTTCGTGTTTGCCCGGTAAAGGCATCATTTATAAGGGAGGATGGCATAGTTTTGGTGTGCCAGGAATGTGTAATTTTTGTGTGCATAGGGTAG
- a CDS encoding nucleotidyltransferase domain-containing protein, whose amino-acid sequence MKIDERLLNDIINKIKTHFHPLKVILFGSYAEGKSKPDSDVDLLVIMKSNERPAKRAIKIRKLCRPRFLSMDILVRTPREIEERLKINDFFIKKIIENGRVVYERKI is encoded by the coding sequence TTGAAGATAGATGAGAGGCTTTTAAACGATATAATAAATAAGATAAAAACACACTTTCATCCTTTAAAGGTAATTCTTTTTGGTTCCTATGCAGAGGGAAAGTCTAAGCCAGATAGTGATGTTGATTTGCTAGTAATAATGAAAAGTAATGAAAGGCCTGCCAAAAGAGCAATCAAGATTAGAAAGCTCTGTCGCCCCAGGTTTCTGTCTATGGATATTCTGGTAAGAACCCCAAGAGAGATTGAAGAAAGGCTTAAGATAAATGATTTTTTTATCAAGAAAATTATAGAAAATGGAAGGGTTGTTTATGAAAGAAAAATCTAA
- a CDS encoding HEPN domain-containing protein, whose protein sequence is MKEKSNALEWYNKAENDFKAACYLAKRKKDPLFDLVCYHCQQACEKYFKASLVFKEKNPPWTHDLENLLDLCGEDDPSFEEIREIIMPLTPYVVEYRYPGEEAIEEEAKDALERTKKIRIFIKKKLGVKD, encoded by the coding sequence ATGAAAGAAAAATCTAATGCTTTAGAGTGGTATAATAAAGCAGAAAATGATTTTAAGGCTGCTTGCTATCTTGCTAAAAGAAAAAAAGATCCCCTTTTTGACCTTGTATGCTACCACTGTCAGCAAGCTTGCGAAAAATATTTTAAGGCATCTTTAGTTTTTAAAGAGAAAAATCCTCCCTGGACACACGACCTTGAAAATCTATTAGACCTCTGTGGAGAAGATGACCCTTCTTTTGAGGAAATACGGGAGATTATAATGCCTTTAACCCCATATGTTGTTGAATACCGTTATCCAGGAGAAGAAGCCATAGAAGAAGAGGCTAAAGATGCTCTCGAGAGGACAAAAAAGATAAGGATTTTTATAAAAAAGAAATTGGGAGTAAAAGATTGA
- the nrfD gene encoding NrfD/PsrC family molybdoenzyme membrane anchor subunit, producing the protein MKLDFERISGKRAKFNLFLALLVILALLGCYYSYLMFTKGYYITGMTNNVPWGIMKVLTIFFIGLSAGSLILSSISAVFSQKQYKQFARVAAYLAAILLIGALISLGFNLGRPERVLELFFHPNPESILSWNALFYTTYILLCFVYIFVMEKEMQKTIKVLGVIAVFIAILVHSGTGGIFGFIRARELYHSSLTPPSFVAAALSSGTALIIVLLALTFKCTNRFLDPRLLIKLSRLFAIFIIVVLYFLIVENLTRLSVYIFKDNSRFCAKCVELDLLTEMDTPNDTLRAMVEMIKEYAEDYEAQKGLFSKSPNRYHHLPYIERINRCKSDWEVLEQIEVRYGHIHL; encoded by the coding sequence ATGAAGCTAGATTTTGAAAGAATAAGCGGAAAGAGGGCTAAATTTAACCTATTTTTAGCCCTTCTCGTCATCCTTGCTCTTCTAGGATGCTATTATTCCTACCTTATGTTCACAAAGGGATATTACATTACCGGGATGACCAATAATGTGCCCTGGGGAATTATGAAGGTTCTAACCATTTTTTTCATTGGCCTTTCTGCAGGCTCACTTATTTTATCATCCATTTCCGCTGTTTTTTCCCAAAAACAATATAAGCAATTTGCAAGGGTTGCTGCATACCTTGCCGCAATATTATTGATTGGCGCCCTTATCTCATTAGGGTTTAATTTAGGAAGGCCAGAGAGGGTATTAGAGCTATTCTTCCATCCAAATCCAGAATCCATATTGTCCTGGAATGCCCTATTTTATACAACTTACATTTTATTATGCTTTGTCTATATCTTTGTCATGGAAAAAGAGATGCAAAAAACAATTAAGGTATTAGGAGTAATTGCTGTTTTTATTGCTATCCTTGTTCATTCGGGAACAGGTGGAATATTTGGGTTTATCAGGGCAAGAGAGCTTTACCATTCGTCATTAACCCCTCCCTCCTTTGTCGCGGCAGCTTTATCCTCTGGCACAGCCTTAATCATTGTTTTATTGGCATTGACCTTTAAATGCACAAATAGATTTCTTGATCCAAGGCTTCTTATTAAACTCTCAAGGCTATTTGCCATTTTTATTATTGTTGTCCTCTATTTTCTTATTGTAGAAAATCTAACCAGGCTGTCAGTTTATATCTTTAAAGATAATAGCAGGTTTTGTGCTAAATGCGTGGAATTGGATTTGCTAACGGAAATGGACACACCAAATGATACCCTCAGGGCAATGGTGGAGATGATTAAAGAGTATGCCGAAGACTATGAGGCACAAAAAGGGCTTTTTTCTAAAAGCCCCAATCGTTACCACCATTTACCCTACATAGAAAGGATAAACCGATGCAAAAGTGACTGGGAGGTGTTAGAGCAGATTGAGGTAAGGTATGGCCATATACACCTATGA